One genomic window of Arachis stenosperma cultivar V10309 chromosome 10, arast.V10309.gnm1.PFL2, whole genome shotgun sequence includes the following:
- the LOC130954283 gene encoding B3 domain-containing transcription factor VRN1-like has product MDSSNFQRNKNSLSTVIRFFKIVLRKSLDDGYLKMPNKFCRKYGGDMPNPVKLQPPDGTEWRIDWTNRDADILFEKGWKEFATFYTLENGHVLWFEYNGTSNIKVNIFDMTALEIDYPSNGRIGDDNSVEILDEPPPRRGRGQPKKKVITEPKQSRASTSKIMKSAIKTKDKDKNPNTQNLKLHVENEKDGQSEETADLKLPIIQRARPDMDVIREAKKFKSKNPSFVIKIKQKHQTGSPANLPVCFFRMYFENTKQYAILRVGKKQWHATLIYYPNRKNALISNWRLFVKENNLKAGNVCIFELINRQDPELKVHIRRSHD; this is encoded by the exons ATGGATTCCTCTAACTTTCAAAGAAACAAGAATTCTCTGTCTACTGTTATCCGTTTCTTTAAGATTGTTCTCAGAAAAAGCCTTGATGATGGATATCTT AAAATGCCAAACAAGTTCTGTAGGAAATATGGTGGTGATATGCCAAATCCAGTGAAACTCCAGCCTCCAGATGGCACTGAATGGAGAATAGATTGGACTAATCGTGACGCTGATATTTTGTTTGAAAAGGGTTGGAAAGAGTTTGCTACATTTTACACTTTGGAGAATGGTCATGTGCTGTGGTTTGAGTACAACGGAACTTCTAACATCAAAGTAAACATATTCGACATGACTGCCCTTGAAATTGATTATCCTTCCAATGGCCGAATCGGTGATGACAACTCGGTTGAGATTTTGGATGAACCGCCGCCACGAAGGGGCCGAGGCCAGCCGAAGAAAAAAGTGATAACAGAACCAAAGCAATCACGTGCTTCTACAAGCAAAATAATGAAAAGTGCCATCAAAactaaagataaagataaaaatccCAATACACAAAACTTAAAGCTGCATGTAGAGAATGAAAAAGATGGTCAATCTGAAGAGACAGCAGATCTTAAGCTGCCAATAATTCAACGTGCCAGACCAGATATGGATG TTATTAGAGAAGCAAAGAAGTTCAAGTCGAAAAATCCTTCTTTTGTCATCAAGATTAAGCAAAAGCACCAAACAGGATCACCAGCA AATCTTCCAGTTTGTTTCTTCAGAATGTACTTCGAGAACACGAAGCAGTATGCAATTCTACGAGTTGGAAAGAAGCAGTGGCATGCAACATTGATCTATTATCCAAATAGGAAGAATGCCCTTATCTCTAATTGGCGCTTGTTCGTTAaagaaaataacttaaaagCCGGAAATGTTTGCATCTTTGAGCTCATTAACAGACAAGATCCAGAACTTAAGGTTCATATTCGTCGAAGCCATGATTAG
- the LOC130958161 gene encoding B3 domain-containing transcription factor VRN1-like, with protein MASSSFQRNKHSPSSVTCFYKIVLKQSLEDGNVTVPKTFSGVPNPVYLKPPDGTAWKIYWSEYDGGILFENGWKEFASYYSLDRGHLLWFGCNKTSNIEVHIFDMTFLEIDYPSLDHISDDDSIEILNELPPRGCPRKTEKAAPKTPSASTSKMFTSSAKTEGVKWCPEIDYPSKDRIDDDNMVKVQNGPPRRGRGRPRKTEKAAPKTPSACTSKMFTSSVKTRCPEIDYPSKDHINDDNMVKVENEPPRRGRGRPRKKLKAAAEVSSPSTSKILSSSVKTGDVEKAPDKQNWMQCCKNEEASQSE; from the exons ATGGCTTCCTCTAGTTTCCAAAGAAACAAGCATTCTCCTTCCTCTGTGACCTGTTTCTACAAGATTGTTCTCAAACAAAGCCTTGAAGATGGAAACGTT ACGGTACCAAAAACGTTCAGTGGTGTTCCAAATCCAGTGTATCTGAAGCCTCCAGATGGCACTGCATGGAAGATATACTGGTCTGAGTATGATGGTGGCATTCTATTTGAAAATGGTTGGAAAGAATTTGCCTCATATTACTCTTTGGATCGTGGCCATTTGCTGTGGTTTGGGTGCAATAAAACTTCTAACATTGAAGTACACATTTTTGACATGACTTTCCTTGAAATAGACTATCCTTCCTTGGATCACATCAGCGATGACGATTCGATTGAGATCTTGAATGAACTGCCGCCACGAGGCTGCCCGAGGAAAACAGAGAAAGCAGCACCAAAGACACCATCTGCTTCTACAAGTAAAATGTTCACAAGTTCTGCCAAAACTGAAGGAGTGAAATGGTGCCCCGAAATAGACTATCCTTCTAAGGACCGCATTGATGATGACAACATGGTTAAGGTTCAGAATGGACCGCCACGAAGAGGGCGAGGCCGTCCGAGAAAAACAGAGAAAGCAGCACCAAAGACACCATCTGCTTGTACAAGTAAAATGTTCACAAGTTCTGTCAAAACTAGGTGCCCTGAAATAGACTATCCTTCCAAGGACCACATTAATGATGACAACATGGTTAAGGTTGAGAATGAACCGCCACGAAGAGGCCGAGGCCGGCCGAGGAAAAAATTGAAAGCAGCAGCAGAAGTATCATCTCCTTCTACAAGTAAAATATTGAGTAGTTCTGTCAAAACTGGAGATGTAGAGAAGGCCCCTGATAAACAAAACTGGATGCAGTGTTGCAAGAATGAAGAAGCTAGTCAATCTGAATGA